GCGACTACCTGGTCGGCGCCCCCTTCTCCTTCGTCACCGGTCTCGATGCCGTGGGGGCGTGGCCACCGATTCAGGAGTCGCACGTGGAGATGGACGGGGCCTGGGCCCTGTACGAGGCGTGGGTCCGCCTGCAGCACGGGGACATCGACTCGGCGCTCGTCTACTCCTTCGGCAAGTCGTCGCTCGGCCCCCTGCGCGACATCCTGGTGCTGCAGCTCGATCCGTACTGCGCCGCTCCGCTGTGGCCGGACTCGGTCAGCGTGGCCGCCCTCCAGGCCCGGGCCTGGCTGGAGTCGGGCCACGACGAGTCCGAGATGGCCGAGGTGGCGGCGCGCAGC
This genomic interval from Acidimicrobiales bacterium contains the following:
- a CDS encoding lipid-transfer protein, which gives rise to MRDVAVVSFAQLPNTRSQDTRNEVEMLMPVISEAIEGSGIPRKEIGFTVSGSCDYLVGAPFSFVTGLDAVGAWPPIQESHVEMDGAWALYEAWVRLQHGDIDSALVYSFGKSSLGPLRDILVLQLDPYCAAPLWPDSVSVAALQARAWLESGHDESEMAEVAARS